A DNA window from Parus major isolate Abel chromosome 9, Parus_major1.1, whole genome shotgun sequence contains the following coding sequences:
- the PLS1 gene encoding plastin-1 — protein MENNITTISREELEELREAFGKIDIDNSGYVSDYELQDLFKEASLPLPGYKVREIVEKIILVTDSNKDGKINFEEFVSIIQELKSKDVSKSFRKSINKKQGITAIGGTSAISSEGTQHSYSEEEKVAFVKWINKALQDDPDCKHLLPMNPSDASLFKSLADGILLCKMINFSQPDTIDERAINKKKLTPFTVSENLNLALNSASAIGCTVVNIGSQDLQEGKPHLVLGLLWQIIKVGLFADIEISRNEALIALLNEGEELDQLMKLSPEDLLLRWVNYHLANAGWQKISNFSQDVKDSRAYYHLLNQIAPKGDDLEQLPIKIDFTGFHDKNDLRRAEYMLQQADKLGCRQFVTPADVVAGNPKLNLAFVANLFNTYPALHKPDSSSYDLNLLEGESKEERTFRNWMNSLGVSPYVNHLYSDLSDALIIFQLYDMTRVPVDWSHINKPPYSLLGGNMKKIENCNYAVELGKTKAKFSLVGIAGHDLNEGNPTLTLALVWQLMRRYTLNVLSDLGEGEKVNDEIIIKWVNQTLAKANKKTSIKSFKDKSISSSLPVLDLIDAIAPKAVRPEMVKREDLSYQDKLNNAKYAISVARKIGARIYALPDDLVEVKPKMVMTVFACLMGRGLNRIK, from the exons ATGGAGAACAACATAACTACTATATCTCGTGAGGAGCTTGAAGAACTACGAGAAGCATTTGGCAAAATag ATATTGACAACAGTGGGTATGTCAGTGATTACGAGCTTCAAGACCTGTTTAAAGAAGCAAGTCTGCCCTTGCCTGGTTACAAAGTCCGGGAGATTGTagaaaaaatcattttagtGACAGATAGCAACAAGGATGGGAAAATCAATTTTGAAGAATTTGTCTCA attatTCAGGAATTGAAAAGCAAAGATGTTAGCAAATCATTCCGAAAATCGATAAACAAAAAGCAAGGTATTACAGCAATTGGAGGAACATCAGCAATATCTagtgaggggacacagcactCTTATTCAG aggaagaaaaagttgCTTTTGTTAAATGGATAAATAAAGCTCTACAAGATGACCCAGACTGTAAGCACCTCCTACCCATGAACCCATCAGATGCCAGTCTGTTTAAATCCCTTGCAGATGGCATCCTTCTTTG CAAAATGATCAACTTTTCACAACCAGATACAATTGATGAAAGGGctattaataagaaaaaactCACTCCTTTCACTGTTTCT GAAAACCTAAACCTGGCTCTGAACTCAGCATCTGCCATTGGCTGCACAGTTGTCAATATTGGATCACAAGATTTACAAGAAGGAAAACCACACTTGGTATTAGGACTCTTGTGGCAGATCATTAAAGTTGGCCTTTTTGCTGATATTGAGATCTCTAGAAATGAAG CTCTTATTGCCTTGCTAAATGAAGGGGAAGAGCTGGATCAGTTAATGAAGCTTTCCCCAGAAGACCTCTTGCTACGCTGGGTGAATTACCATCTGGCCAATGCAGGGTGGCAGAAAATCAGTAACTTCAGCCAAGACGTTAAG GATTCAAGAGCATACTACCATCTGTTAAATCAGATTGCACCCAAAGGAGATGACCTTGAACAATTGCCCATTAAAATTGACTTTACAGGATTTCAT gatAAAAATGACTTGAGAAGGGCTGAATACATGCTCCAACAGGCAGATAAATTGGGCTGCAGACAGTTTGTAACTCCAGCTGATGTGGTTGCAGGCAACCCTAAGCTCAATTTGGCTTTTGTTGCAAATCTCTTTAACACATATCCAGCCCTGCACAAACCTGACAGTTCATCTTATGATCTCAATTTATTAGAAG GAGAAAGTAAGGAAGAAAGAACTTTCAGAAACTGGATGAATTCTCTGGGTGTAAGCCCATATGTTAATCATTTATACAG TGACCTTTCTGATGCTTTAATCATCTTCCAACTGTATGACATGACGCGTGTACCTGTTGACTGGAGCCACATCAACAAACCTCCTTATTCATTACTTGGTGGCAACATGAAAAAG attgaGAATTGTAATTATGCAGTGGaacttgggaagacaaaagcCAAATTCTCACTGGTTGGTATTGCTGGACACGATCTAAATGAAGGTAATCCAACTCTGACTTTGGCTTTGGTATGGCAGCTGATGAGAAG GTATACTTTGAATGTACTATCTGACCTTGGAGAGGGTGAAAAAGTAAATgatgaaattattattaagtGGGTGAATCAGACACTTGCAAAAGCAAATAAGAAAACTTCCATTAAAAGCTTCAAG gacAAATCAATTAGCTCTAGCTTACCTGTCCTAGATTTAATAGATGCCATTGCACCAAAAGCAGTTCGTCCAGAAATGGTTAAGAGAGAAGACCTTTCTTACCAAGACAAATTGAATAATGCCAA gtaTGCCATTTCAGTTGCTCGAAAAATTGGTGCTCGTATTTATGCCCTCCCAGATGATCTGGTTGAAGTGAAGCCAAAAATGGTGATGACAGTGTTTGCATGTTTGATGGGAAGAGGactgaacagaataaaataa